Genomic segment of uncultured Desulfobacter sp.:
CAATAATATTGAACTGTCTGAACTTGGAAATGTAAAAGACAAAACGTTGCTTCACCTTCAATGCCATTTTGGTTTAGATACATTATCTTGGGCACGGGAAGGTGCTATAGTTACAGGTGTGGATTTTTCTAACGAAGCGATCAAAAAAGCAAATTACCTGAAAACAGAAACGCGTTTGGATGCGAGATTTTTGTGTTCTGATATTTATGATTATGGCAGAAAATCACACTCCAAATTCGACATTGTATTTACCTCGTACGGTGTAATTTGTTGGCTTCCCGATTTGCAGGAATGGGCAAATACTATTGCAAACTGCCTTGGAACTAATAGCATTTTTTACATGGTTGAATTTCATCCTTGCAATGATATCATCGCAGGATATTCATACTTTCAAAAGAATGAACCTGATTTCGAAGAAGGTGGAACATACACAGAAAACAGCGACGATTTCAAATCATCCAACTATATTTGGCCGCATTCGTTAAGTGATGTGATCAATTCCTTGATCTCTGCAGGTGTGGAGATTCAACAGTTTAATGAATTCCCTTATAGTCCATATAACTGCTTTGATCAAATGGAAGAAAGAGAGCCTGGAAGATTTTTTCTTACACATAATCGTCAGAATATC
This window contains:
- a CDS encoding methyltransferase — protein: MNYIETNRSNWNKRTEIHFRSKFYDVEGFINGDSSLNNIELSELGNVKDKTLLHLQCHFGLDTLSWAREGAIVTGVDFSNEAIKKANYLKTETRLDARFLCSDIYDYGRKSHSKFDIVFTSYGVICWLPDLQEWANTIANCLGTNSIFYMVEFHPCNDIIAGYSYFQKNEPDFEEGGTYTENSDDFKSSNYIWPHSLSDVINSLISAGVEIQQFNEFPYSPYNCFDQMEEREPGRFFLTHNRQNIPLLFSIKGTKAHNKCFNGTP